The DNA sequence TCGACGGGCGGGGCACCGTCACCTACGACAGCCTGGCCAAGTTGCTGAAGCGGCCCGGCCTGACGCTCGGCGAGCGCGACGGCAAGCTGGCGGTCACCGCCCCGGTGGACATTCTCGGCGTCAAGCTGACCGTCAACGGCACCGCCGCCGTGACGGTGGCCGACGGCAAGGTGGCGCTGCGCTTCAGCGACCTCACCGCCGACGGCCTGCCGAACGTGGCGCTGGCGCGGACGCTGCTGGCCAACTACGCCCGGAGCATCTCGATCGACGTGCCGCTGCCGGAGCTGCCGTTCCAGCTCAACGTCCGCAAGGTGGAGCCGAGGCCGGAGGGCCTGGTGGTCACCGCGGACGCGGCGAACGTGCCGCTCAATTCCGCCCGCTGACGTCTCGCATGCTGGTCGGCCCGGTGGCACATGCCGGGCCGGCTGGTAATGTCCCCTCCCATGGGGACCCTCCTCACCAAACGGCGCGCGGTCGACCTGTGCCGCGTGGCCACCTGCCTGTGTCGCCCCGTCATCTGACGGCGGGGCTGTCTCCGGCCGCCTAGCGGCCACCGGCACCAAGGGTTTCTCACACCCCCCGAACGCCCGGCAGCGGCGCCGTCGCACGTACCCGTGATCCGTTCCTAGCTCAGGGTCCCGCGCGTGGTGCGACTACCACCGGCTTCGATCTCCGCGCGCAGGCTCACCACCCATCTTCACCAGGGAGTGATCTGATGAGTCGCGACACCGCACTCGTCTCGGCCGAGTGGGCCGAGAAGAACCTCGACGTCCCGGGCGTCGTCTTCGTCGAGGTCGACGAGGACACCTCGGCCTACGACACCGGCCACCTCGCCGGCGCCATCAAGCTCGACTGGCGGACCGACCTCCAGGACCAGGTCCGCCGGGACTTCGTCAACCAGGAGCAGTTCGCGAAGCTGCTCTCCGAGCGGGGCATCGCCAACGACGACACCGTCATCCTCTACGGCGGCAACAACAACTGGTTCGCCGCGTACGCGTACTGGTACTTCAAGCTCTACGGCCACCGTGACGTCAAGCTGCTCGACGGCGGTCGCAAGAAGTGGGAGCTGGACGCCCGCCCGTTGGTCACCGACGCGGTGACCCGCCCGGCCACGCAGTACGTCGCGCAGGCGCCGGACACCTCGATCCGCGCGTTCCGCGACGAGGTGGTCGACGCCATCGGCACCAAGAACCTGGTCGACGTGCGCAGCCCCGACGAGTACGCCGGCCGGCTGCTCGCCCCGGCCCACCTGCCGCAGGAGCAGGCGCAGCGCGCCGGCCACGTGCCGACCGCGATCAGCGTGCCGTGGTCGAAGGCGGCCAACGAGGACGGCACGTTCAAGTCCGACGACGAGCTGCGCAAGATCTACGCCGACGCCGGGCTGGACGACGGCAAGGAGACCATCGCCTACTGCCGGATCGGCGAGCGCTCCTCGCACACCTGGTTCGTGCTCCAGGAGCTGCTCGGGCACCGGAACGTGAAGAACTACGACGGTTCCTGGACCGAGTACGGCTCGCTGGTCGGCGTGCCGGTGGCGCTCGGCGACGAGCCCGGGGAGGCCTGACATGACCGCTCCCACGGCTCCCACCGCTGCCGGTTGCGCCGCGCCGGACCAGGCCGCCCCGCTCCCGGCCAGCCTGGACCTGGAGAAGGAAACCGTCATCACCGGTCAGGTGCTGGCCGAGTCCGGCGAGGTCGTGCCGGGCGCGTACGTCCGGCTGCTCGACTCGACCGGTGAGTTCACCGCCGAGGTGGTCACCTCGGCGGCCGGCCAGTTCCGGTTCTTCGCCGCGCCGGGCTCGTGGACGCTGCGGGCGCTCTCCCGGCACGGCAACGGCGACACCGCCGTGACCGCCGCCCGGGGCATCAACGAGGTCACCGTCACCGTCAAGGCGTAAGAAGGGGCCCCCGCTCAACACCTCCGCACCACGCGCATCGGCTCGGGCCGGTCGCCCCGTCCAGGGGTGACCGGCCCGAGCCGTGCCGGGGCCACCGGGTCAGAACGTGCGCCCCTGGGGCCGTTTCGTACCAAGATCTACGGCGGGGTGACCGGCCACGGTCATCGGGTCGCCGGGGCGTGACACCATGGCCCGGTGAGCGGTGCCGTCCAGCCGGGGTACGCCCCGCCGTCCCGACCCGACCAGCAGGCCCCCGGCCAGCAGGCGCCCGACCCGCGTCGGCAACGCCGGCTGGTGGCCGTGACGGTGGTCTGGGCCGTGCTGCTCGCCGGGCTGACCTGGTGGTCGGTGCGCCACGACCCGCCCACCGTCAAGGAGCAACGTTCGCTGAGTCAGGCCGGCCCGGTGGTGGACCGGGCGATCGGTGAACTGACCGCCGCGGTCGGGACGGCCGGGGTGCCGGCGCTCCTGCCGGACCGGCTGGAGCGGGGCTGCCGCGTGACGCCGCTCGACGACGGCGTGTCGCTGGAACGCGGCGTCGAGGTGGCGACCGGCGACGATGACGTCCGCGAGGTGCTGCGCCGGGTGGCCGACCGGCTGCCGCCGCAGTGGCGGGCGGGCGTCTCGACGTTCGACGGCGAGCCGCTGCTGCGCGCCGAC is a window from the Micromonospora sp. DSM 45708 genome containing:
- a CDS encoding Ms5788A family Cys-rich leader peptide — encoded protein: MGTLLTKRRAVDLCRVATCLCRPVI
- a CDS encoding sulfurtransferase produces the protein MSRDTALVSAEWAEKNLDVPGVVFVEVDEDTSAYDTGHLAGAIKLDWRTDLQDQVRRDFVNQEQFAKLLSERGIANDDTVILYGGNNNWFAAYAYWYFKLYGHRDVKLLDGGRKKWELDARPLVTDAVTRPATQYVAQAPDTSIRAFRDEVVDAIGTKNLVDVRSPDEYAGRLLAPAHLPQEQAQRAGHVPTAISVPWSKAANEDGTFKSDDELRKIYADAGLDDGKETIAYCRIGERSSHTWFVLQELLGHRNVKNYDGSWTEYGSLVGVPVALGDEPGEA
- a CDS encoding DUF1416 domain-containing protein, which encodes MTAPTAPTAAGCAAPDQAAPLPASLDLEKETVITGQVLAESGEVVPGAYVRLLDSTGEFTAEVVTSAAGQFRFFAAPGSWTLRALSRHGNGDTAVTAARGINEVTVTVKA